CAACGGCGGCTACAACGGCGACTACGGCGGCTACAACGGCGACCGTGCGGACAACGGCGACGACTACGGCAACGGCGACTACAACGGCAACGGCGACAACGGTGACTACGGCGACAACGGTGACTACGGCGACAACGGCGACAACGGCGGCGTCTTCTTCAGCGAGTCGGCCGAGATCGCCACTGAGGACGGCGCCGCCTCCTACGAGGTCGAAAGCGGAACCGACTAGCAACGGCGCGCGGAACCGGTGATCCCAGCCGATCCGCATTCAAAGGCGCGCCGACCGCTCTTCCGCTCTTCGGTATCCAGGCCGGTGCGCGTCGAGGTCCCGCCCGTCACGAGGGCGGGACCTCCCACCAAGGCCCGATGTCGGGCATGCCGACACCACGATCCCGTCAACCGGAGTCACCACCATGGGCCGGGACCCTTCGAAGAAGGCAGGGACGCAAGACGGCTCTGCGCCGGATCTGCCAGAGCCGATCTCGCGGGTGCGCAGGACGAGCAGGATTTCATCGTCGGAAGCGTTGAGCCTCCTCTCCGGGAGTCCGTCGCAGAAGGCGCCGATTGGTTCTCGGATGAGGAGGATGGCCTGTGCACAGCCGGACCATGCCCTGCCCAATCAGCTCGTGGGCCTTCCCCCCGAGTAGTGGACATCTCCGACAATGAAGACAGAGGAGGAGTCCATCCACATGGTCATGAAGGTCTAGCCGGCTGAGTTCAAGGACGACGCGGTTGCCCTGTATCGGTCTCGGCCTCGCTGCACGATCGCCGAGGTCGCCGAGGAGCTGGGCGTCAACCGCGAGACGCTGCGCAACTGGATCCGCAAAGACGAGGAGGCACGCTCAGCCGGCACCGCCCCGGTCCCGCCCCGCTCGGGTGCCGGGACCGCTGCGGGAGCCCAGCAGAGCCTGGGACAAGAGAACAGGCGGCTGCGCGCCCAGGTCGCCGAGCTGGAGAAGGAGCGCGAGATCCTGCGCAAAGCAGCCGCCTATTTCGCCGGAGAGATGAGGCCGCGAGCCGCTTCGGTTTCGTCGCCGACCACCACGACGCCTACGGCGTCAAGCGGCTGTGCCGGGTCCTGGGACTGGCACGCTCCTCCTTCTAGGGCTGGAAGAAGCGCCGGAGCGCGCAAGCGCAGCGCGCTGCCCGGGATGCCGAGCTGACGGCCCGAATCCGCGCCGTCCACGACGACGACCCCTCCTACGGGGCACCGCGGATCACCGCCGAGCTGCGCGAGCAGGGCTATGAGGTCAACCACAAACGGGTCGAGCGCCTCATGCGCGAGGCCGGGGATCGAAGGCGTGCACCTGCGCAGGAAGGTCCGCACCACCGTGCCCGCCCCCTGTGACCAGGTGGCGCCCGACCTGGTGGGCCGCGACTTCACCGCTGATGCGCCCAACACCCGCTACGTCGGCGACATCACCTACCTTCCGTGGACGGGGGCCGGTTCCTGTACCTGGCCACCGTCATCGACCTGTACTCGCGCCGGCTGGCGGGCTGGTCGATCGCCGACCACATGCGCACGTCCCTGGTGAGCGACGCCCTGGAGGCCGCGGCGCGCGAGCGGGGATCCCTGCGTGGTGCGGTGTTCCACTCCGACCACGGCGCCCAGTACACCTCGGCCGCCTTCGCCGCCGGGTCTGTCAAGTTAATGGTGTAACTGTTTTTCCTGGTCAGCGGCGTGTCGCGGTGAGGCGGCCGTCGAAGGTGAGGTCGAAGGCGTTCAGCGCCTTCTTCCAGCGGGCGCTCCAGCGGGCTCGCCCGGTGCCCTTGGGGTCCAGGCTCATCAATGCGAGGTATACGCATTTGAGCGCGGCGTGTTCGTTGGGGAGGTGCCCGCGGGCCTGAGTGTCTTGGCGGTCTTGTCCCAGTCGGCGCGGGAGGCGTAGCCCAAGCTGTTGCGCAGCAGATGGACGATGCAGGTCTGGGGCCAGACGGTCTCCACCGCCTCGCCCGTGCCCTTGAGTCCGTCGGCCACCAGCATGAGGACGTCGGCCACGCCGCGGTTCTTGAGTTCGGTGAACACGTGCGCCCAGTATTTGGCGCCTTCGCCGCCCTCAACCGGCCCACAGGCCCAGGATGTCGCGCTCGCCCTCGGCGGTGACGCCCAGCACCACATAGATCGGGCGGTTGGCGACCTGGCCGCCGCGGATCTCGGGCGTGGACGGCGTCGGCGAACAGCACCGCATAGACCGGATCCAGGGGCCGGTTCTGCCACTCGGCCATGCGTTCCATGGCCGATTCGGTGATGACCGAGACGGTCTGCTTTTCAGACCTCGGCGCCATAGACCTCGGCCAGGTGCGCACAGATTCCGCCGTGGGTCAGGCCTTTGGCTGACAGCGACAGCACGACGGCTGTTGACGCCGTTGAGCCTGCGTTGGCGCTTTTTGACGATGGCGGGAGTGAAGGAGCCGTCCCGGTCGCGGGGCACCTCGATCTCCACCGGGCCGGCCTCAGTGGTCACGGTCGTGGAACGCGCGCCGTCGCGCGCGTTGCCGCCGTTCTCGGCGGAGCGCTCGTGCAAGGCAAGAGCCCAGATGCTCTCCATCCCGGCCTGGAGCACGTTTTCCAGGGTGGTCTTGGTGAGCCGGGACAGCAGCCCGTTCTCCCCGACCATGCCGATGCCCTCGGCCTTGGCCATCAGCTCGGCGACCAGCTCCTGGTCCGACCTGCCAGTATCCGTCTTGATCTGCGACTTGTCACTCACAGTGGGCTCTTGCCCACTAAGAGTTGCGCCCTTATCTGCACAGTCCCCAGGAGGCTCTCCGGTGAGCGGCGGCATGCACGAGAAGAGGCTGTACCGCATCGAGGAGGCTGCGCAACTGCTCGGCATGGGACGGACCAAGACCTTCGCCGAACTCAAGGAAGGACGGCTGAGGTCGGTCAGGATCGGCCGCGTCCGACTCATCCCGGCCGAGTACATCGACGAGTTCGTCGAGTTGCTCAAGCGCGAAGCCGATTCCGACGGCGGATGACACCCACGGCCGCGCTCCGAGAGGAGCGCGGCCCGATACGAGGAACGAGGAGGAGAACGTGGCCCGCCCCAAGAAGAGCGGCCGAGCCCCGAACCGGCGATCGTCGATCTACTACAGCGAGGCCGACGGCCAGTGGCACGGACGTGTGACGATGGGCATCAAACCCGACGGAGGCCCCGACCGCCGCCATCGCCGAGGAGCGACGAAAGGCGAAGTCGCCGACAAGCTCCGAGAACTCGAACGCAAGCGGGACGAGGGAAAGGTCACCAAGGTCGGCCGGGCGCCTCGGGTCTCGGAGTGGTTCGAGCGGTGGCTGACCAGGATCGTCCGGCGTGAGGTGGACCGCAACACCTACGACTCCTCATACGAGCCGACGGTGCGCCGCCACATCATCCCGCGGATGGGCCGCCACCGCATCGACGCCGTCACCCCCGAACACGTCGAGGACCTCTACCTCTGGCTGGATGAGGAGAAGGGACTCGCGCCCTCCACGATTCTGAAGGTGCACTGGCGGCTGCACTCGGGCTTTCAGGTCGCCGTCGAGCGCGATCTGATCGCCCGCAATCCGGTCTCGCGGGTGAAGCCGCCCTCGGGCGAGGCGGTCAAGGAGTATGCGCCGCTCGGCCGCGAGGAGGCGCGGCGGGTGCTCAAGGTCTGCCGGGACCGCCGCAACGGCGCGAGACGGAGCGTCGCGCTCGCGTTCGGCGTCCGCCAGGCCGAGGCGCTCGGCCTGCGCTGGTCCTGCCTCAAGGGCGTCTGCGGCGCCTGCCGGATCGTCTACGGTCTCGTCGACCTGTTCGCCGTCGACGCGGAGAGGTGCCCAAAGTGCGGCGGGGCTGTGCGTTGTGAGGTGCGGGTCGGTTGGCGGATCAAGCAGCGGGCCGTTCCGGCACGGCTGCGACGACGTCGAGGCGTGCACGGTGGGCAGGTACAGGCGGCCGTGTCCGAAGAGGTGCCCCGGCCATCACAGGGAGACGTGCAGGCCGGACTGCGGGAAGAAGGCGCACTGCTGCCCGGAGGTCCGCCGGCCGTGTCCCGAGGACTGCCGCGGCCACGGCCGCGAGTGCCCGGAGCGCACGGGCGGCGAGTTCTACTTCGCCCGACGCAAGGGTGTACGGGGCGGCCGCGGCGAGGAATGCGTCACGCTGCCCGTGCCCGGACCGCTCGTGCGCGAACTCCGCTCCCCACCGGCGGCGGTGGCGGCACGAGCGCGACCTCGCCGGCGATGCCTGGGACGACGGGTGGGACCTGGTGTTCTGCCGACCCGACGGGTGTCCGGTGGGCAAGCGGGCCGATTGGGGTGACTGGAAAGAGGTGCTGCGGCTTGCTGGCGTCCGTGATGTGAGGGTGCATGACGGACGCCACACGGCCGGGACGCTGCTGGCGGAGTTGGGGATCGATCCCAAGACCATTCAGCAGATTCTCGGGCACTCGCAGATGTCGCAGACCGCCCGCTACATCCACGCCAGCGACGAACTCACCCGCGGAGCGGCCGACCGGATGGGGGAGGCGCTGTGGAGCTGATTCCGCAACTGAGACCGAAACTGAGACCGGTCCTGCGACCTGGAGTCGCTCACTCACGTGAAGAAACAGGTCACAGTGGTGGCCCCAGCAGGATTCGAACCTGCGACACCCGCTTTAGGAGAGCGGTGCTCTGTCCCCTGAGCTATGAGGCCCTTTCGGTGTTCAAGGGTAACGGACGAACGCTGTGGGTGCGGCAGGGATCCCGGGGAGCGCGGGGTGGCGCGGGCGGTCGGGGTGGCGTTTGACGGGGTTGAGTACCCTTTTCGGAAGTAGGGTTGTCATTCCCCCCGAGTGATGCTCGCCACACAGGTGCGGCGCCGTGTGCGCGTCCGCGGCGCCGCGGTTGCGGCGCCGGCGTGGCCATCCAGGCTCTAACAACCCGTGATCAGGTGTTTTATCGGGCGTTCAGGCGCCGGCCGACGACGGCCGGGCTCGGGGCGTCCCCCCGCATCGCGTGCGTCCATTCCCGAAAACGCGTCCGGTTGTGGACGTGTAGTACGTTGCGACTCGGCCACGCGAACTACCGAAGAGGCAGCCGGAGGATCCACGTGCCGTTCGTTCTCGATTCGACGCGGCGAGGCGACCGCGTACCGAGAAGCGGGCCCTCGTCTGTCTGCGGGAGGCGTTCCCGCCCATGGTCGAGGCCGGTCCTCGCGGTGCTGTGCACCCTGGTCCTCACCCTGGTCCTCGGCCCCGGCTGGCAGGTGGCGGTCGCGCCGGTGGCCGACCGCGCGGCGGCCGACGACCTCGATGCGCTGAAGCAGCGGGCGGAGGAGGCCAAGGAGGAGCTGGAGGAGGCCACCGAGGAGTACACCGAGCGCGAGGAGGCCCTGGAGGACGCCCAGGACGAGCTGGTCACGACGCTGCACGAGCTG
This sequence is a window from Spinactinospora alkalitolerans. Protein-coding genes within it:
- a CDS encoding excisionase family DNA-binding protein → MSGGMHEKRLYRIEEAAQLLGMGRTKTFAELKEGRLRSVRIGRVRLIPAEYIDEFVELLKREADSDGG
- a CDS encoding tyrosine-type recombinase/integrase — protein: MARPKKSGRAPNRRSSIYYSEADGQWHGRVTMGIKPDGGPDRRHRRGATKGEVADKLRELERKRDEGKVTKVGRAPRVSEWFERWLTRIVRREVDRNTYDSSYEPTVRRHIIPRMGRHRIDAVTPEHVEDLYLWLDEEKGLAPSTILKVHWRLHSGFQVAVERDLIARNPVSRVKPPSGEAVKEYAPLGREEARRVLKVCRDRRNGARRSVALAFGVRQAEALGLRWSCLKGVCGACRIVYGLVDLFAVDAERCPKCGGAVRCEVRVGWRIKQRAVPARLRRRRGVHGGQVQAAVSEEVPRPSQGDVQAGLREEGALLPGGPPAVSRGLPRPRPRVPGAHGRRVLLRPTQGCTGRPRRGMRHAARARTARARTPLPTGGGGGTSATSPAMPGTTGGTWCSADPTGVRWASGPIGVTGKRCCGLLASVM
- a CDS encoding tyrosine-type recombinase/integrase, coding for MGKRADWGDWKEVLRLAGVRDVRVHDGRHTAGTLLAELGIDPKTIQQILGHSQMSQTARYIHASDELTRGAADRMGEALWS